The DNA sequence TCTATGATGCCCCCTTTAACTATGTAAGGTTCACCGTCGAGTACCCCTACAATGTGTACAATGTTTACTTGGATTCGGTGCGTGTTGTGCCTTTGTTTTATCATGACCTTTCGGTTTCTTGTGTGGGGGAGGGTTTTACTTCTCCTTCGGGTACGGTGCAGTATGAGAATGGTACGTATGCTGGGGTGACTGCGTATCCGGCGCCAGCTTGGCTGTTTAGTTACTGGACACTGGACGGCCAATACGCAGGCGCCAGTCAAACGATATCGGTTAACATGACCCAGTATCATAGTTTGGTGGCGCATTTTGTTGAGGCGCAATCGCTCCAGTGGCTAACGGTGAATGCCTATGATGATTATTTGGGTCCGGATTATCCGTATGCGCCTGCGGTTTTTGTGGATGGCTACTATGTGGGTGTGGCGCCGGTTTCGTTGCAGGTGGCTGTGGGGAGGGATCATTGGGTTACGGTTGATTACAGCGTGTACAGTGAGTACTGGTTTTTGACTGCTTACCTCTATGATTTCACTGGCACCTACAACGGCTACTCTTATGAGTGCACCGTGTTTTTTTCGCCCAGCTACAGCACCACCATTAACGCGGAGTATCTGCCTTGGTAGCGGTGGCTGCTGCCCCTTTTTTCCTGGGCTACCCTGAGCAAGTGTTGGCGCCGCCAATGCATACGCTCCGCTATGTGTGGGGGAAAGCCCGTTTTTGTCTTTATATAAGGGGAGGGAGAGGCTGGTGGAGCAGCAGACGTTTGCGATATGTCTTTAATATATAGGATTGAAATGTTGTCTGTTCTGCTTGTGGCGGGCTCCACAACCAGCCTGCAATATGCCAAAGCGCCCAAAGCAAAAACGGGTTGTTTTACTCAATCCGTAGGTTGTTGTTGTGTAAAGAGGGGTCCCCCACAACAACTATAGAAAAAAAGCAAACACAGATTTTTGGTGTACCGGCAGCTGCCCCTGCTGGAATTGGGTTGCCGCAGCATCGAATAATGCTCCCCGCTTGGTTTGCGATACTTCTTTTAAACCAAACCTGCATACTAGAGGTGAGGAACCAATTTGTCCATCCAAAAAAACCCCCAAGCTAACACTGTCTATTTTGTGTGGCTTAACCAGTACAGCGGCATCCTGCTTAAAACCCCCACCGTAACCCTCGCCATCGACCCCGCAGACATCAAACCCAAAAGCCTCCCAGCCCTCGACGCCATCCTAATCACGCATGAACACTACGACCACCTCGACCAGCCCCTAATCGCCGCGCTCCAAGCAGCCACCAACTGCCAAGTAATCGCCGACGCAGCCTCAGCCCAAAAACTCCAACTCAACATCCCCCCCAGCAAGCTCCGCTCGGTCAAACCCGGCGACCAAGTCCAAGTCGGCGCAGTAACCGTGAAAGCCCAGAAATGCAACCACAACGCCAAAGCCCCCGTCACCTACATCGTGACCAGCGAAGACAACCTCAAGATATACCATACCGCCGACAGCTTGCCCTTTGGGGAGCTAGCGTTGTTGGCGCAGAAGGAACAGTTTGACGTGGTCTTCTGCTCGGTGGGGATTGCGCCTGGAGCCAGCCCCAAATCGGGGTTTGAGATTGCCCGCCTCACCAAGCCGCCGCTTGCTGTGCCCTACCATGCTGGTTCAGAGAGAAGCCTAAACGAGTTTGCTGCGTTGATTAAGCGGGATTTGCCTAAGACGGCATGTTTGGTTCCTCAGCTAAACAGGATTTATCAGGTTTCTAAAGGAAGTGAGAAAGAGTGAATACAGAAAAAGTAAGCGTGGACAAGAAAAGCCAGATGGCAAACATCCTCTACAAGATAGACGCAGTGAAATTCGGGGTCTTCCAGTTATCCTCAGGCAAAGCCAGCCCCTACTACATCGACCTCCGAGTCATACCCAGCTTCCCCGACGCCTTCAGAGAAATCTGCGACTTCTACGCCGCCGCCATCAGCAGCCAGCTTGGACTTAAAAGCTTCGACCGCATCGCCGGCATCCCCCTAGCAGGCATACCCTTTGCCTCGCAAATTGCCTATAACCTCCAAAAACCTTTCCTCTACGTCCGCAAAGACATAAAACTCCACGGCAGAGAACGACGCGTAGAAGGCATCTTGGTTTCAGGCGACAGGGTATTGCTGCTTGATGACTTGTTGACAACTGGTTTAACGTTGAAGAACGCGGTGGAAGCGGTTCGAGCCGAGGGCGGAGTGGTGTCTGATGCGGTGGTGTTTTTGGACCGCGAGGAAGGCGGAGATGAACTGCTTGCGGCAAGCGGCGTTACGGTGCATGCGCTGCTAAAAATCAGTGAGGTAGCGAACACACTCTATGACATAGGCGCCATCGACCGGGAAAGCCTCAAAACCATACTTAAACAGACAAAAAAACGTTAACTGCGCTACTCATAGTAGATCAGGTCGGTTTCTTCCAGCAGCGAATGCAATTTCTCCACGGCAGCATAGACGTCGGGTTCATGCTTGGCGCCTGTGCAGACCAGTTTGCCGCTGGCAAAGAGCAATATAACCACTTTAGGCTCCTCCATACGGTAGATTAAACC is a window from the Candidatus Bathyarchaeota archaeon genome containing:
- the pyrE gene encoding orotate phosphoribosyltransferase; its protein translation is MNTEKVSVDKKSQMANILYKIDAVKFGVFQLSSGKASPYYIDLRVIPSFPDAFREICDFYAAAISSQLGLKSFDRIAGIPLAGIPFASQIAYNLQKPFLYVRKDIKLHGRERRVEGILVSGDRVLLLDDLLTTGLTLKNAVEAVRAEGGVVSDAVVFLDREEGGDELLAASGVTVHALLKISEVANTLYDIGAIDRESLKTILKQTKKR
- a CDS encoding MBL fold metallo-hydrolase, which codes for MSIQKNPQANTVYFVWLNQYSGILLKTPTVTLAIDPADIKPKSLPALDAILITHEHYDHLDQPLIAALQAATNCQVIADAASAQKLQLNIPPSKLRSVKPGDQVQVGAVTVKAQKCNHNAKAPVTYIVTSEDNLKIYHTADSLPFGELALLAQKEQFDVVFCSVGIAPGASPKSGFEIARLTKPPLAVPYHAGSERSLNEFAALIKRDLPKTACLVPQLNRIYQVSKGSEKE